The Pseudomonadota bacterium genome has a segment encoding these proteins:
- a CDS encoding radical SAM protein, with product MAAGLSEPKHSRLRLTEIFLSLQGESRTVGVPTVFVRLTGCPLRCGYCDTAYAFHGGQWFSLDQIMERVASYGVRHVTVTGGEPLAQKACAELLHRLCEADYTVSLETCGALYFAHLDPRVSRVVDIKTPASGE from the coding sequence ATGGCGGCTGGTCTTTCGGAACCCAAACATTCGCGTTTGCGCCTAACCGAGATTTTTCTCTCGTTGCAGGGAGAGTCCCGCACGGTCGGCGTGCCTACGGTGTTCGTTCGATTGACGGGGTGCCCGTTACGCTGTGGTTACTGCGATACAGCGTACGCTTTCCATGGCGGTCAGTGGTTTTCACTCGATCAAATTATGGAGCGTGTGGCCAGTTACGGCGTTCGTCATGTCACGGTGACCGGTGGCGAGCCATTGGCGCAGAAAGCCTGTGCCGAATTGCTTCATCGCCTGTGTGAGGCTGACTATACGGTATCGCTGGAAACCTGCGGGGCGTTGTATTTTGCCCACCTGGATCCTCGGGTCAGTCGAGTGGTTGATATCAAAACGCCCGCATCGGGAGAAG
- the ybgF gene encoding tol-pal system protein YbgF, giving the protein MSVKTKMLKYFITLACAVVLTGCATFPAADGQKPLPERVNDLEARLAELERQLEARQQLGLVNDMAQVTEQQRVLTGRVDEHGHELQKQTQRQRDMYADLDRRLQVLEGGAASQSAPTDTVGQIDGSEEQAYEAAFNMLKEGRYTQAADAFAQFIRQYPQSRYAGNAQYWLGEAKYVTRDFDTALAEFERVVQGFPKSAKVPDALLKIGYIHYEKSQWKSAQAYLEQVIRDHPGSSAADLARQRLGQMRREGRLPS; this is encoded by the coding sequence ATGTCAGTGAAGACGAAAATGCTTAAATATTTCATCACGCTCGCTTGTGCCGTTGTTTTAACAGGCTGCGCGACCTTCCCTGCCGCGGATGGGCAAAAACCGTTGCCAGAGCGTGTCAATGACTTAGAAGCGCGTTTGGCGGAACTTGAGCGGCAGTTGGAAGCACGCCAACAGCTCGGTTTGGTCAACGATATGGCCCAGGTGACTGAGCAGCAGCGGGTGCTTACCGGGCGGGTGGATGAGCACGGTCACGAACTGCAAAAACAAACGCAGCGCCAGCGCGACATGTATGCGGATCTCGATCGTCGTCTTCAGGTGTTGGAAGGCGGCGCAGCCTCCCAATCGGCGCCCACCGATACGGTTGGTCAGATCGATGGAAGCGAAGAACAGGCCTATGAAGCGGCATTCAATATGCTTAAAGAGGGTCGTTATACCCAGGCGGCAGACGCGTTTGCGCAGTTCATTCGCCAATATCCGCAAAGCCGATATGCTGGCAACGCTCAATATTGGCTGGGCGAAGCAAAGTATGTCACCCGGGATTTTGACACTGCATTGGCCGAGTTCGAGCGGGTCGTCCAGGGTTTTCCGAAAAGTGCCAAGGTCCCGGATGCGTTGCTCAAGATCGGCTATATCCACTACGAAAAGTCTCAGTGGAAGTCCGCTCAGGCCTACCTGGAACAAGTGATTCGGGATCATCCGGGCAGTAGCGCCGCCGATTTGGCCCGCCAGCGCTTGGGACAGATGCGCCGCGAGGGACGCCTGCCAAGTTGA
- the pal gene encoding peptidoglycan-associated lipoprotein Pal gives MQNLLKIAVLSLAALLLAACATTPESEITTPSEGDSDSGWAETTGVDTDAGLSPEELAAQAMQQAQQELESLSIYFAFDSSVVASEYMQAIDAHADYLLTHDGVTVTLEGHTDERGSREYNVGLGNRRADAVKRLLIARGVAESQVTTVSFGEEKPADWGTGEVAWAKNRRVDFLYSR, from the coding sequence ATGCAAAATTTATTGAAAATCGCGGTATTGTCGTTGGCGGCGCTGCTGCTCGCCGCGTGTGCCACCACGCCTGAAAGCGAGATTACAACGCCAAGCGAGGGCGATTCGGATTCGGGGTGGGCGGAAACCACCGGCGTGGACACAGATGCCGGTTTGAGCCCGGAAGAACTCGCTGCACAAGCCATGCAGCAGGCTCAACAAGAACTGGAATCATTGTCGATTTACTTTGCCTTCGACAGCAGCGTGGTTGCATCTGAGTACATGCAGGCGATTGATGCGCACGCGGACTATCTACTCACACACGACGGCGTCACGGTGACCCTCGAAGGTCATACCGACGAGCGCGGCTCTCGGGAGTACAACGTGGGTTTAGGTAACCGACGAGCCGATGCGGTCAAGCGTTTGTTAATCGCGCGGGGCGTAGCCGAGTCCCAGGTTACCACGGTCAGCTTCGGTGAAGAAAAACCGGCGGATTGGGGGACGGGTGAAGTGGCATGGGCCAAGAATCGTCGTGTCGACTTCTTGTATTCGCGCTAA
- the tolB gene encoding Tol-Pal system beta propeller repeat protein TolB, which produces MKNCRASAVLAIVLALVSTAAFGALRIEITQGVSGALPIAVVPFQGGASAPGVPVDQIIAADLARSGRFSLLPERELPQFPRDADGVNFALWRTAGVDHLVVGEVIPTGNAQFAVEFRLFDVLRGQSIAAYRIPVSEAEIRTAAHQVSDIIYEKLIGEPGAFNTRIAYVSALKRPKKGEQGEYRLMVADADGANSRTIVRSTEPLMSPSWSADGTHLAYVSFEGRRSRIFVQEMATGKRRELSSRPGINGAPAWSPDGKTLAVALSNGAHTDLYLIDSESGQVLRQLTRGGSIDTEPDFSPDGKRIAFTSDRGGRPQIYELELSDGSMRRLTFEGNYNARPRYSSDGKYLAVVHGSGGRYSIAVLDRANRSLRVLSDGPLDESPSFSPNGAMIIYASDYQRAGVLSTVSFDGRVRQRLAGDGDVREAAWSPFRQKPTNRADE; this is translated from the coding sequence GTGAAAAATTGTCGAGCCAGTGCCGTCCTCGCGATCGTGTTGGCGTTAGTCAGCACTGCGGCCTTCGGGGCTCTGAGGATCGAAATTACCCAAGGCGTGAGTGGCGCCTTACCGATTGCGGTCGTCCCATTTCAGGGCGGAGCGTCGGCCCCTGGGGTTCCCGTGGATCAAATCATTGCGGCCGACTTGGCTCGAAGCGGACGTTTTTCGCTCCTTCCCGAGCGCGAGTTGCCTCAGTTTCCCCGCGATGCCGATGGCGTGAATTTCGCGCTTTGGCGCACAGCGGGTGTCGATCACTTGGTGGTGGGTGAGGTGATCCCCACCGGCAATGCGCAATTTGCCGTGGAATTTAGGCTGTTTGATGTGTTGCGGGGTCAATCCATTGCGGCGTATCGCATTCCGGTGTCGGAGGCGGAAATCCGGACCGCTGCCCACCAGGTCAGCGACATCATCTATGAAAAACTGATTGGAGAGCCCGGGGCGTTCAATACGCGAATCGCCTACGTGAGCGCACTGAAACGTCCGAAGAAGGGCGAGCAGGGCGAGTATCGATTAATGGTTGCGGATGCCGATGGTGCCAACTCCCGGACCATCGTGCGTTCCACTGAACCGCTGATGTCACCGAGCTGGTCGGCGGATGGTACGCATTTGGCCTATGTCTCGTTCGAAGGGCGGCGTTCACGGATTTTCGTGCAAGAAATGGCAACCGGAAAGCGCCGCGAACTCTCGTCCAGGCCTGGGATCAACGGTGCGCCTGCCTGGTCCCCAGACGGCAAAACGCTGGCGGTGGCGCTCTCCAACGGCGCTCACACGGATTTATACCTGATTGACAGTGAGAGTGGACAGGTGCTTCGCCAGCTGACACGAGGCGGCTCAATTGACACCGAGCCGGATTTCTCACCCGATGGGAAGCGAATCGCGTTTACATCTGATCGCGGGGGACGCCCTCAGATCTATGAGCTGGAACTGTCGGACGGCTCAATGCGCCGGCTGACATTCGAGGGTAATTACAATGCGCGTCCCCGCTACAGCTCAGACGGAAAATACTTGGCGGTGGTTCACGGCAGTGGTGGACGGTATTCCATCGCCGTTTTGGACAGAGCCAACCGCTCACTCCGGGTTTTAAGCGACGGACCGTTGGATGAGTCCCCCAGTTTTTCTCCCAACGGCGCCATGATTATCTATGCCAGCGATTATCAGCGGGCCGGTGTCTTATCCACAGTTTCTTTTGACGGACGAGTGCGGCAGCGTTTGGCGGGCGACGGTGATGTACGTGAAGCGGCATGGTCGCCGTTTCGGCAAAAGCCAACTAATCGGGCAGATGAGTGA
- the tolA gene encoding cell envelope integrity protein TolA: protein MKKRLRGLGDKRWLIVSVVLHLIVLVFLFVEFRPRPVPVPRAHEIAVVQATVIDKRKIDAEREARRLAEAEAKRKAAEEARLQAEAEAKRKAAEEARRKAEAEAKRKAEEQARLKAEAEAKRKAEEQARLKAEAEAKRKAAEEARRKAEAEAKRKAEEQARLKAEAEAKRKAEEQARLKAEAEAKRKAAEEARLKAEDEARRQALQEQLAREEQARQQAKLSRDRDIYVDAIRQKVERSWLQPPGELGAITCEVSVTQLPSGEVVRAQVVTSCGSAALDQSVEDAVFRASPLPTPPDPRLFEREIRFIFRQGSLQ, encoded by the coding sequence GTGAAAAAGCGCTTACGGGGTTTGGGCGACAAACGCTGGTTGATCGTCTCTGTTGTTTTGCACCTGATTGTGTTGGTGTTTTTGTTCGTGGAGTTTCGCCCGCGGCCGGTGCCGGTTCCGCGCGCCCATGAGATCGCCGTCGTGCAGGCAACGGTGATCGACAAGCGCAAAATCGATGCTGAGCGAGAAGCGCGGCGTTTGGCCGAAGCGGAGGCCAAACGCAAGGCGGCGGAAGAAGCCCGTTTACAGGCCGAAGCGGAAGCCAAGCGTAAGGCTGCGGAAGAGGCACGTCGGAAGGCCGAAGCGGAGGCCAAACGTAAAGCCGAGGAACAAGCCCGTCTTAAGGCCGAAGCCGAAGCTAAACGCAAAGCCGAGGAACAAGCGCGCCTAAAGGCGGAAGCGGAGGCCAAACGCAAGGCGGCGGAAGAAGCGCGTCGGAAGGCCGAAGCGGAGGCCAAACGTAAAGCCGAGGAACAAGCCCGTCTTAAGGCCGAAGCCGAAGCTAAACGCAAAGCCGAGGAACAAGCGCGCCTAAAAGCGGAAGCGGAGGCCAAACGCAAGGCGGCGGAAGAAGCGCGTCTCAAGGCGGAAGATGAGGCGCGTCGGCAGGCGTTGCAGGAGCAACTTGCGCGCGAGGAACAAGCTCGCCAACAGGCCAAGCTGAGTCGAGACCGAGATATTTACGTTGATGCGATTCGGCAGAAGGTTGAGCGCAGCTGGTTGCAGCCACCGGGCGAACTCGGCGCAATCACCTGCGAAGTCAGCGTGACCCAACTGCCCAGTGGCGAGGTCGTTCGAGCGCAGGTGGTCACCAGTTGTGGGTCGGCGGCTTTGGATCAGTCGGTGGAGGATGCGGTTTTTCGGGCGTCGCCTTTGCCGACACCCCCCGATCCGCGGCTGTTCGAGCGCGAAATCAGATTTATCTTCAGGCAGGGGAGTTTGCAGTGA
- the tolR gene encoding protein TolR, which yields MRQGARKRRFMGEMNVVPYIDVMLVLLIIFMITTPLLSRGVEVDLPQADAQPLTLEDIETQEPIILTVDAEGRFYLSLLDNPQSPVDVEIILTSVSRALRERPDTPVLVQGDNQVPYGSVVTAMVVLQQAGAPSVGLMTEPPEQIDLTTP from the coding sequence ATGCGCCAAGGAGCTCGCAAACGTCGTTTCATGGGCGAGATGAACGTCGTTCCCTATATCGACGTCATGCTGGTGTTACTGATTATCTTTATGATCACAACGCCTTTGTTATCCCGTGGTGTCGAAGTTGATCTGCCCCAAGCCGATGCCCAACCGTTGACGCTGGAAGATATCGAAACCCAAGAGCCGATTATCTTAACCGTGGATGCCGAAGGTCGGTTCTACTTGAGTCTATTGGACAATCCCCAATCGCCGGTGGATGTCGAGATCATTCTAACCAGCGTCTCCCGAGCATTGCGGGAGCGGCCCGATACGCCGGTCTTGGTACAGGGTGACAATCAAGTGCCTTATGGCAGCGTGGTGACGGCCATGGTGGTACTACAGCAAGCCGGGGCGCCCAGTGTGGGGTTGATGACCGAGCCACCCGAACAGATTGATTTGACCACGCCGTGA
- the tolQ gene encoding protein TolQ, whose protein sequence is MAPEVSILSLVLAASPLVKGVMGLLLLISIYSWYAILTKRAQLSKMRSQYKAFEQRFWSGIELGELYRQTSRERVREGMAALFVAGFGEFLRVRQLSSPGPEDQVEGAMRAMRAAQLRELERLETHLPTLATIGSTSPYIGLFGTVWGIMTSFQGLAGAQQATLSMVAPGIAEALIATAMGLFAAIPAVVAYNRFSAEMDRVDSGLDGFRDEFSNILQRHVGVTVDATPKSTVKQPVIR, encoded by the coding sequence ATGGCCCCTGAGGTCTCGATTCTTTCGTTGGTTCTTGCGGCCAGTCCGCTGGTCAAAGGCGTGATGGGCCTTTTGTTGCTGATTTCGATTTACTCGTGGTACGCCATTCTCACCAAGCGTGCGCAACTGTCGAAAATGCGGAGTCAGTATAAGGCGTTCGAACAACGTTTTTGGTCGGGTATTGAACTGGGGGAGTTATATCGCCAAACGAGCCGGGAGCGTGTTCGGGAAGGCATGGCCGCATTGTTTGTCGCGGGGTTCGGTGAGTTCCTGCGGGTTCGTCAGCTCTCGTCGCCTGGTCCCGAAGATCAAGTGGAAGGCGCCATGCGCGCCATGCGTGCCGCCCAGCTACGTGAATTGGAACGCTTGGAGACCCACCTGCCGACCTTGGCGACCATCGGGTCGACCAGTCCTTATATTGGTTTGTTCGGAACGGTATGGGGGATTATGACTTCCTTCCAGGGACTGGCGGGCGCCCAGCAAGCGACCTTGAGTATGGTGGCGCCGGGGATTGCCGAGGCACTCATCGCGACGGCTATGGGGTTGTTTGCCGCGATTCCGGCTGTTGTGGCCTACAACCGTTTTAGCGCGGAAATGGACCGGGTCGACAGCGGTTTGGACGGTTTTCGCGATGAATTTTCCAACATTTTGCAGCGGCACGTCGGCGTCACCGTAGATGCAACGCCGAAATCGACAGTCAAGCAACCCGTGATCCGCTAG
- the ybgC gene encoding tol-pal system-associated acyl-CoA thioesterase, translated as MLKEFHWPVRVYYDDTDAGGIVYHANYLKMMEHARTEWLRQLGFEQDRLLAEQNRVFTVVSLEVNYLKPARFNDALIATASVGSIRPARLQFHQEVRRGDAVLCKAGVWIACLKHPDMKPVRLPLRLVEELTNGP; from the coding sequence GTGTTGAAGGAATTTCATTGGCCGGTTCGGGTCTATTATGACGATACCGACGCTGGCGGCATTGTCTATCATGCCAACTATCTGAAAATGATGGAGCACGCCCGCACCGAATGGCTGCGTCAGTTGGGTTTTGAGCAGGATCGCTTGCTGGCGGAACAGAACAGGGTTTTTACGGTCGTCTCGTTGGAAGTGAATTATTTGAAACCCGCTCGATTCAACGATGCGTTAATCGCAACGGCCAGCGTAGGATCGATACGGCCGGCACGTTTGCAGTTTCACCAAGAAGTTCGCCGTGGCGATGCTGTGTTATGCAAGGCCGGAGTGTGGATTGCCTGTCTTAAACACCCTGACATGAAACCGGTCAGATTGCCCCTGCGTTTGGTTGAGGAGCTTACCAATGGCCCCTGA
- a CDS encoding sigma 54-interacting transcriptional regulator, which translates to MSTGKKILLVDDDTGLLRLLSLRLRSSGYDVATAESGEEALGLLAAFRPHLVITDLRMDGMDGLVLFDHIRKGRPLLPVIILTAHGSIPEAVTATKNGVYGFLTKPFDSQALLDHVHDALAVTGGSGPEPTAKDEAWRSEMVSRSLVMEDVLNRAKRVAATDASVLIEGESGTGKELLARAIHKASTRASGPFVAVNCGAIPESLLESELFGHRKGSFTGATQDHEGLFCSAEGGTVLLDEIGDMPLALQVKLLRVLQERQVRPVGSTSTVAVDVRVISATHRDLEKEIEASRFREDLFYRLNVVTLTLPSLEERREDIPLLANHFRDLLAKRYEKQVSGFAADAMETLVTANWSGNVRQLFNVVEQSVALATTSSIPAALIQQALRGKSGELIPLADARKHFERDYLTRLLHMTQGNVTQAARLAGRNRTEFYKLLNRHKLDPAHFKSVNLD; encoded by the coding sequence GTGTCGACGGGTAAAAAAATACTGTTGGTAGATGACGACACCGGCTTGTTGCGGTTGCTCTCGCTGCGGCTGCGCTCGTCGGGCTATGACGTGGCGACGGCGGAAAGCGGAGAAGAAGCCTTAGGTTTACTCGCCGCTTTTCGGCCGCACTTGGTCATCACGGATTTGCGTATGGACGGAATGGATGGTTTGGTTTTATTCGATCACATTCGCAAAGGCCGCCCGCTGTTACCTGTCATCATTCTTACCGCGCACGGGTCGATTCCCGAAGCGGTTACGGCCACCAAAAACGGCGTCTACGGATTTCTGACCAAGCCGTTTGACAGTCAGGCCTTGCTTGATCATGTCCATGATGCCCTCGCTGTGACCGGTGGTAGCGGCCCTGAGCCGACGGCGAAGGACGAAGCCTGGCGCAGTGAAATGGTCAGTCGAAGTTTGGTGATGGAGGACGTCCTCAATCGTGCCAAGCGTGTTGCCGCCACCGATGCCAGTGTTTTGATCGAAGGTGAGAGCGGGACGGGCAAAGAGCTGCTGGCGCGCGCCATACATAAAGCCAGCACAAGGGCATCCGGCCCATTCGTGGCCGTTAATTGTGGGGCGATCCCTGAATCGCTGCTGGAGTCGGAATTGTTCGGGCACCGCAAGGGCTCGTTTACCGGTGCCACCCAAGACCATGAGGGCTTGTTTTGTTCCGCGGAAGGCGGGACCGTGCTGTTGGATGAAATTGGTGATATGCCCTTGGCCTTGCAGGTCAAGCTATTACGCGTTCTGCAAGAACGGCAAGTCCGACCCGTTGGGTCCACATCCACGGTAGCGGTCGATGTTCGGGTGATTTCGGCCACCCATCGCGATTTGGAGAAGGAAATTGAGGCCAGTCGGTTTCGCGAAGATTTGTTCTATCGTTTGAATGTCGTGACGCTGACCTTGCCCTCCTTAGAGGAGCGCCGCGAAGACATTCCGCTATTGGCAAACCATTTTCGCGATCTGCTGGCGAAGCGTTATGAGAAGCAAGTCAGCGGATTTGCCGCGGACGCCATGGAAACTCTGGTCACTGCCAATTGGTCGGGCAACGTGCGACAGCTTTTCAATGTCGTGGAGCAATCAGTCGCTTTGGCGACCACATCGAGTATTCCCGCTGCGCTAATCCAGCAAGCATTGCGGGGAAAAAGCGGTGAGTTGATCCCATTAGCTGATGCCCGAAAGCATTTCGAGCGAGACTATCTGACCCGCTTGCTTCATATGACTCAGGGCAACGTGACCCAAGCGGCACGCTTGGCCGGCCGAAACCGCACCGAGTTTTACAAACTGCTCAATCGCCACAAGCTCGATCCAGCCCATTTCAAATCCGTTAACCTCGATTAG
- a CDS encoding ATP-binding protein, with amino-acid sequence MTIRTGSIVRLILYGFAFVFLPLIVAVGYAVSYVGTLSDQSRFAVYQSMQASQNSRLLAEQVTAMERNVRQYLVLSDAELFAAYEASRSEFQKSIDALQALALDQSLRGQVTELGTYENETYLRLRSERRPVRDVEVTAMFSRLMDMSRAVFVGSSKMIDREVEILQATATRARQTFLWIAAGLVSLAVFSAIVFPVLISRPIRQVERAIRDLGDGNFDHPIRVTGPRDVEGLGERLDWLRLRLIELEGQKTRFLRHMSHELKTPLTAIREGGQLLKDAVAGPLNREQREIVDILTRSSVNLQGLIENLLNFSMAQSQTPRLNLKDIDLKSLVSEVVQNHKPAILSKTLRVEVILEPVKAHADEDKLRTVIDNLIANAIKFSRTAGQVGIRLTEEHGRAVLDVVDQGPGIDPADREKVFDAFYQGPQLAQAYVKGSGLGLSISREYMRVHNGNLEVVVHEGPGAWMRAVLPLPDEDTK; translated from the coding sequence ATGACTATCCGCACAGGGTCAATTGTCCGACTCATTTTGTACGGATTCGCGTTCGTCTTCCTGCCTTTGATCGTGGCGGTCGGTTATGCGGTGAGTTATGTCGGTACCTTATCCGACCAAAGCCGATTTGCCGTTTATCAGTCCATGCAGGCCAGCCAGAACAGCCGCTTGTTGGCAGAACAAGTGACGGCGATGGAGCGCAATGTTCGTCAATATCTGGTGTTGTCTGATGCCGAGCTGTTTGCTGCCTATGAGGCCAGTCGTTCCGAGTTCCAAAAAAGTATCGACGCACTCCAGGCCTTGGCGTTGGATCAGTCGCTACGCGGCCAAGTAACCGAACTGGGAACATACGAAAACGAAACCTACCTCCGTTTGCGATCAGAACGCCGTCCTGTGCGGGATGTGGAGGTCACGGCGATGTTCTCTCGTTTGATGGACATGTCACGGGCCGTCTTTGTCGGTAGCAGCAAAATGATTGACCGTGAGGTTGAGATTCTTCAGGCGACGGCCACCCGGGCGAGGCAAACTTTTCTCTGGATCGCGGCCGGCTTGGTGTCCTTGGCTGTTTTTTCCGCGATCGTGTTTCCGGTGCTGATATCTCGCCCGATCCGGCAAGTCGAAAGAGCGATTCGCGACTTGGGCGACGGCAACTTCGATCATCCCATTCGGGTCACCGGCCCAAGAGACGTTGAAGGATTGGGTGAGCGATTGGATTGGTTGCGCCTTCGATTGATTGAGTTAGAAGGGCAGAAAACCCGATTTCTCCGTCATATGTCCCATGAATTGAAAACGCCGTTGACGGCCATCCGAGAGGGGGGGCAGCTGTTAAAGGATGCGGTGGCAGGCCCGCTAAATCGCGAACAGCGGGAGATTGTGGATATTCTCACCCGCAGCAGTGTGAATTTACAGGGGCTGATCGAGAATTTATTGAATTTCAGTATGGCGCAATCGCAAACGCCCCGACTCAATCTCAAGGATATAGACCTCAAATCCCTTGTGAGCGAAGTCGTGCAAAATCACAAACCGGCCATACTGAGTAAAACCTTACGCGTTGAGGTGATATTGGAGCCAGTGAAAGCCCATGCCGATGAAGACAAGTTGAGGACCGTCATCGACAATCTGATCGCCAATGCCATCAAGTTTTCGCGTACCGCGGGCCAAGTTGGCATTCGCTTGACGGAGGAACACGGACGGGCCGTACTGGATGTGGTGGATCAGGGGCCGGGTATTGATCCGGCGGATCGCGAAAAGGTGTTCGATGCCTTTTACCAGGGTCCCCAACTGGCGCAGGCGTATGTCAAAGGATCGGGTTTGGGACTGTCAATCTCCAGAGAATACATGCGTGTCCACAACGGGAATCTCGAAGTGGTCGTGCATGAAGGGCCGGGTGCCTGGATGCGCGCGGTGTTGCCCCTGCCGGACGAGGATACGAAATGA
- the ruvB gene encoding Holliday junction branch migration DNA helicase RuvB, translating into MSIEKDRIVASAAQQGDDAVDRAIRPRRLADYVGQAPVREQMEIFITAARQRHEALDHVLLFGPPGLGKTTLAHIIAHELGADLRQTSGPVLERAGDLAAILTSLEPGNVLFVDEIHRLSPVVEEILYPAMEDYQLDIVIGEGPAARSIKLELPPFTLVGATTRAGLLTSPLRDRFGIVQRLEYYTVSELTHIVRRSASILGVEMDEGGAVEIARRSRGTPRVANRLLRRVRDFAQVKGSGYVDRDTADRAMNLLDVDTHGLDMMDRKLLLCLLERFDGGPVGIDSLATAISEERGTLEDVIEPYLIQQGFMQRTPRGRIATSSAYVHFGIKRNGPPGRDDSPGPLFDAD; encoded by the coding sequence ATGAGTATTGAAAAAGATCGTATCGTCGCCTCCGCCGCCCAGCAGGGCGACGATGCGGTGGATCGGGCGATTCGCCCCCGCCGGCTTGCCGATTATGTCGGTCAGGCTCCGGTTCGTGAGCAGATGGAAATCTTTATTACCGCGGCTCGGCAACGTCATGAGGCGCTGGATCATGTGTTGTTGTTCGGCCCGCCCGGTCTAGGCAAGACCACCTTGGCCCATATCATCGCCCATGAGTTGGGGGCGGACCTGCGGCAGACATCCGGTCCGGTTTTGGAACGCGCGGGTGACTTGGCGGCGATTTTGACCAGCCTGGAGCCCGGAAACGTCTTGTTCGTCGATGAGATTCATCGTCTCAGCCCGGTGGTCGAGGAAATTCTCTATCCCGCGATGGAAGACTATCAGCTGGACATCGTCATCGGCGAAGGTCCGGCGGCGCGTTCGATCAAGCTGGAATTACCGCCGTTTACCCTGGTCGGTGCGACCACTCGGGCCGGATTGTTGACTTCGCCGCTGCGCGACCGATTCGGTATCGTTCAGCGTCTCGAATACTATACCGTCAGTGAGTTAACACACATTGTCCGGCGCTCCGCGTCCATACTCGGCGTGGAAATGGACGAAGGTGGTGCGGTGGAGATCGCGCGTCGATCTCGGGGAACCCCGCGGGTAGCCAACCGTCTTCTGCGCCGGGTGCGGGACTTCGCCCAGGTCAAGGGCAGTGGATATGTCGACCGTGATACAGCAGATCGGGCCATGAATCTTCTGGATGTGGACACTCACGGCTTGGATATGATGGATCGCAAACTGTTGCTGTGTCTGCTTGAGCGTTTTGATGGTGGGCCCGTCGGTATCGATAGTCTGGCGACCGCCATCAGCGAGGAACGCGGAACGCTTGAAGACGTGATCGAACCCTATTTGATCCAACAAGGCTTTATGCAGCGAACGCCCCGAGGCCGCATTGCCACCTCGAGCGCTTATGTGCACTTCGGGATAAAGCGAAACGGGCCGCCTGGTCGTGATGACTCACCGGGGCCGCTATTCGATGCCGATTGA
- the ruvA gene encoding Holliday junction branch migration protein RuvA yields MIGLLRGQVLEIATPIVLLDVAGVGYEVEVPSSTLERLPVAGEEVLLFTHLAVREDAMTLYGFHSRAERTLFRELVRVSGVGAKLALNLLSGMSVDVFVDCIRRGDTAALVKLPGVGKKTAERLLVEMQDRLELGEWTDVKSPTMPESHAPAMDPIAEAHGALIALGYKPNEATRLLHSLETAGLGSEEIIRLALKSTFQ; encoded by the coding sequence ATGATCGGTTTATTGCGTGGCCAAGTGCTCGAGATTGCAACACCCATCGTACTGCTCGACGTGGCTGGTGTGGGGTATGAGGTCGAAGTCCCTTCCTCCACGCTTGAGCGACTGCCCGTCGCGGGCGAGGAAGTGCTGTTGTTCACCCACTTGGCAGTTCGCGAAGATGCCATGACCCTCTATGGATTTCACAGCCGTGCCGAAAGAACCCTGTTCCGGGAGCTGGTTCGTGTGTCCGGCGTAGGGGCCAAACTGGCCCTGAATCTGCTTTCCGGTATGAGTGTTGATGTCTTCGTGGATTGTATTCGGCGGGGTGACACGGCGGCATTGGTTAAACTGCCGGGGGTGGGAAAGAAAACCGCCGAACGTCTCCTGGTGGAAATGCAGGACCGATTGGAGCTCGGTGAGTGGACCGATGTTAAGTCTCCTACCATGCCAGAATCACACGCGCCGGCCATGGATCCAATAGCCGAGGCCCACGGAGCGCTGATCGCGCTGGGATACAAGCCGAACGAAGCCACCCGACTGTTACATAGCCTGGAAACGGCGGGATTGGGTAGCGAGGAAATTATCCGACTGGCGTTGAAGTCCACCTTTCAGTGA